The Falco biarmicus isolate bFalBia1 chromosome 1, bFalBia1.pri, whole genome shotgun sequence DNA segment ATCCAGGATGGCTGCACCCACTGCCAGTGCATTTCAGGTTTGGCCGCGGACGGAGGCGGTAGGTCCAGATTCATGAAGAGCgcaggcaggagccagctgcCTTTGGCCAAACCTCGCCTGGATCAGGCCAGCGCTCAGCTCCCCAGCGCGGGGCAGGGCTCCCACCTCGGGGCACGCGGGCAGATGGTCACCGGGAGCCTTGACATGAGCAGGGGCTGGATGTGACCGCGGCGcggctgggtgctgggctgcgTGAGCCCGGCTGCAGCGGGGAAAACAGCCTTGGCCAGAGGCTGGTGGAGCTTTAAGCCAAACTAAAGGGTGGTTTTATCCTTCCTGGTGTGACGGTGGttgctctgctgagctctgtgctCGCTGGTCTTTGCAGAGGGGATGTGGCATCAGCCCCGtggcccagcctggcccagctcGGCCTCCCCTTGCAGGAGCCAGCGCATGCAGGTAAGCGAGCACCCACGTGGCACCTATTTGAGGGTAAATCAGTGTCCCCTGGGGGAAGGGGACGCCAGCCCTGAATGCAGAGgttgcacagctgcaggagacCAAATGGTGGGGAGGGGAACCCCCAAAGGGGCTGTGGGATGCTCGGGAGCGGGGGTGCCAGCTGCCGGGCTGCTCTCTCCAACCTGCTTTGATGTGTATCCCCGCGGAGCAGGGGGAGAGCCccggggagctgggggctgccaggagGGGCTCAGCCCATCACCCCCACCGCTCTGCTGACTTCAAAGGGCAACAAACGGCTTCGCTACAAGCCTGAGTTCGCAGCGGTGGCAGCCAGGCCACGTGTGTGGGCACATTCCTAACGAGGCCACGGCTGCCACCGCCGCTGCCGGCGGAGGCAAATCAAAGACCGACCGCTCTCATCTCTCCCGCGGATGTTTTGAGGACGGTGGCGAAGCATGTGCCGCCTGTTTTGCAATCAgccatcaaaatattttgcagttccTCAGCCGTGTTTGGAGATGCGCTTTCATAAGCCCCCAGGTCCCATCCCTGCTAGATGTGCTCCAGTCCCGGTGTGGTTTGGAGCACCCCTGGGAGGGTGGCTGGTCCGGGAGGTGTTGCTTTACCCAACAGTCACGACAACACTTCACGGCTCCGAAactgctccccagctccagctgaagTTCGGTAGAGAAGCACATCTCCAGCCGAGCAGGCTGGAGTACCAGGAGCTCCCTGGGCAAGCTGCAAAACCAaactgtaaatgaaaattacagtgtaaaacacaaacacagctgcagctgctccacgCTCTTCCTTGCTCCCGAAGAGATGAGCTGCTCATGAAGCAGAAACTCCCAATAAATCCTGAAAGCCGAGAGCAGGAGCATTCCCTGCCAAGCACCACCCTGGCCAGGGGAGGCTGAGAACGGCTGGTGAGGGGGGTTGATTAAATCAGGTTTTCCTGCAAAAGCTTACGTGATCTCTGGCAGTCGCGGCCAAGCTGGACATCACTCACAGGGTGTCGTGTATTCGTGGAGCTGGTAACTTCCAGGTACTTGTAGGAGCCTGTAAATTACAGGTTTTTATGGGGGTGTATTTTATAGCGTGGTGTCAGGAGATGTAATGATGGCATGTATCACTGCCGGGGATGGGGCGCAGCTGGTGTGGGCTAACCCGGGGAAAAAGGCTGGTtgcaaagagctgcagcagggaggaaaatgCCAAAGCGGGACAGGGCTCTCGGCTCCTTCCCTTGCTCCCACACAGCCCCAGGGGACGGCTGGTACCCGGCTCCcaaaggatgctgcagggatgcGCACGGCCCCGCGGGGCTCAGCATCCCCCGTGGGTCCCAGGTGCCCCGGGGTGGGCAGTGAGGAGCTGCGGCCCGTTAGTGATGGCACGAGCCAAAGTGCCTTTTATAGAGCAAGAGCAGGAGTAATTTATCGGGAAGCTTTTAGGGAAATGAGCCGCTTCTGGGCCCCTGCCAAGGCGCAGCCCCGCTGGGCTCTGCCCGGTGTCCTCTGGCAGCTCTTGCTGGGAGAagaggcaggggggcagggacagggatgtgAAGAGGAATGGGAATGGCCacggggatggggacaggagaTGGGAACAGGGATAGGGAAAGGGACAGGGATGGAAATAAGGATGGgaatggggacagggatggagatggggacagggatggggatggggacaggggtgAGGATGGAGCTGAGGCCACCCcacactgcctgcagcaccagAAAGACAAATAACCTTTTCCAGCTCCCTCCTCCAAAGCTCTTCTCAGCGTGTGGCAACCTCAGCCTCGCAAGCCTCGGCGGTTTTGCTCTGTTCGACACAGGGTCCCTctcccccacagcagccctgcacatccccagcacctcccctcGGCCCGCTGCAGCGCTGGCATAGaaagatttttccctttcctagcGAGCATTTAATTCAATTAGCGAGGAGCATCGCTGCCTCACCGCAGCCGCAGCGAGCCATCCCTGGCTGCGGCAGGGCAGTGCGAGGCCGGCATGTGTGGCCAGgacccccaggacccccaggacTCCCAGGACCCCGTGCTGCCcgcctgctccccagccagcagctcccagcacccaaCCCGCCTCAAGAAACCCATTTCTCCCACTtcccattaaaattaattgagcAGCTTTGACAAGCTGAGCTTGGGGGATGACATTACTCCTTTtgtctaatttttctttcctgttactgtattttctagCAAATTAAATtgtcctctttttcttttttgccccccccccctatGTTTATTCACAATGTCTATAACAGACCtggttaaaaatatataaatacacacacatctCTGAGGCCACGTGGCTTCCTTTGGAAATGCCAGTTtataaaaaatcaaaactttctGCCGGGAGATGGATGAAATTTCATTACGGGCGCGGAGCCTCCCCCACTTTGCGAGGCAGCCGAAATGATTTCATTGCCATGGAGCACTTCccattttcatttctcatttggACGTTCAGTTCAATTTGTTTGATAAATTatacaagataaaaaaaaaaaatacaaccccaaccccaaaccccaaatcAATAAAATGCAGCCAGTTCCTCTTGGCATCCCAAAAATGCGCTGTCCCCCCTGCTCAGTGCTGGGAGAGGCTTGTCTGGAGGGTGGGAATTCCCATGCAGACACaaggaaatgtattttcccCTTGTGGGGGTCCAACAGGGCTCCAGGGAAGTGAaggctccagccccagccctgatGCCCCGGGGATGGTCTCCTCCAGCCCTGTTCCCACGGGGGGGACGACACCCTTTCAGCACTGCCCGTGACGAGGGCAGCATCTTTGCCCGATACGCTGATGGCACCGAGCTCTTCCCctggtttatttattattttaatttgtttgccATTAAAAATGCATCGCTCGGGGGCTTGGGGAGGGCCATCCATTAGGCAGGCAGGGCCCCCCCCCCGAGCACACGCAGGCATGATGGCCACCGTGGTGTGTATGAGCATGGCCGTTTTCCCATTAGCAGGATGGCATCGCTCAGTGTGGGGGGGAATTACACCCGGGGCCAGACCCCACCGTGGTGTAAATCAAGAGTAACCAGAgtgctcccctccctgccagccttgGGGCAGGATTCCTGGGGATGGTGACCCCCACAGAGCATCTCTGAGCCCCCCATGTTGTAGGCCACAACCTGACTCCCCCCGGCTTTGCCGTTAAGCCAGGTGAAGCGTGGTCTCTCCATCAAGGCACTTGGTAAGGCAAGTGGTCTTAAAACATTCATCAAACACCAACATAAAATATTAGGGCAcggagaggaggagaggggagtaAAGCTGCTCGGCACCTGCACCAATCCACCGGAGAGGGCAGGATCCACAGCAGGCCCCACGGCTGGACCGGGGTGGGGGACGCGGCGGTGTGAcccctgcccagtgctggcCGGAGCTGCCAAGAAGGAGCCAGGTCCGTGCTGGCCCCAGATTTGGGGATGCTCCAGCTGCCCCGGGATGCTGGCAAGCCATGACCCCTCCATAGACCCTCCTTTGCCAGAACCACACTCTGGCAGCGGCTCAGCAGCACCCATGAGTGGTCCCATGGCTCTACACCCACCTGGCACCCACTCCCTtacccctgcccccccgcacccccgctGCATGCCCCCCACATGGCCAGGAGCCCCAGCAGCCTAGAGCACTTCAGAAAtcccagttttatttcagattggAAACAACCAaccaggaagaaagaaaagaaaaaaaacaaaaaaccaaaaacccaacccaaaccccaaaccaactcCAAAGAATGAGAAACAGCCCCAAATCTGAACCAGTCCAGTGCCCAGGTGGGTGCTAcatacaggctgggggggcttgggggtgtgcagggtgggTGGCCCTGGCCGGCGCGGGCTCCCCAACCTTGGGATCGCTCCAGCTCCTCCGAAGGGGCTCGGATCAAAGTGCATCAAGCAGGAGGTCAGCATCATCCCCCCGTCTGGCAGGTGGGGAAACCGAGGCACGGCAcggggccggggtggggggcgaGGCAGGGGGGGAGTGAAATCCAGCCCTTGGCAGCCAAGTCCATGCAAACGCTCCCATCTCTAGAAATCATCTCAGGCGCGTGTATTGCTTAGGGGATGATTTGGTTTTTATCGTAAATATAGAGCTATAGACGCTAGTATCGGTGTATCCAACGGGATCCTACGCTCGGGGGGCTATCCACCCCAGCGCGAGGAGGGGGCGGCACACGGGGCTCCATGCACGTTACATGCATTTAcgggtttggtttttttctggcgAGGGCTTTTTTTTCATTCGTGTTTGTGTGTCTTTATCAAAGTTTCCATGTTCTGCAAACAGCCATGCGCTCACATTGTCCCAGGACAGCGGGGACCCGGCGCGGGTCGTCCCCCTCGGGTTGGCCCCCCTCCCAGGGGGGTTTCCGTGTCTGATTcaaatatgtgtgtatatatatatatatctctatacTCCTCGCTACAGGTGTGGCTCCCCGTCGGTGGCCGGCGGCaggtgctgggggcagccccgCTACTTCATGCCACTGCGCAGCACCTGGTTGGCAGCAATGAGCATCACGCTGATGATGAAGGCAATGGCGAAGGCGCAGATGAGGCTCTTGCGCACGCAGGTCTGCCGGAtctgctggctggagcaggctgcgGGGAGAGCCAGGGGGTTACCCCAatgctccccttcccccccgccccaacccCGAGTACCCGGTGCCATCCCAGTGatggcggggctgggggaggtaTTTGGCATCCCTGTGCAGCCGGCACTCACTCTCCACGTCGACGGGGCACTCCTCGGCTGTGCCCATGTGGCTCTCCTCCTCCGTCATGATGATGTTCTCGATGTCCTTCATGGAGAGGTGCTCGCAGAAGGTGTCGTACAGCAGCCGCTTCAGCTCGTCCACTGTCAGCTTCTGCATGTCGCACTgcagggagcgggcagggggCTCGGGCAGGGGCTGACCCCATGGTCAAGGGGGtacagtgctgctgggggggtcCCCCCGGCACTCTTgggtgctgtattttggatggACCCTCCCCCATTTTGGGCAGGGAAAGGTCTGGTGTCCTGCCGGTTCCCTGGCAGAGCggggctggctgctcctgcGAGGGGCACCCAGTGGGTGCTTGTGCCAGCCACCACCCTGTGccatggcagggagggatggTGTACCCCAACCCTGACCCTGACACTtacactaaccctaaccctaaatctgACCCTCACCCTCACCCTGACCCTGACCCcaaccccaaccctaacccttaAACCTATTCTGACCCTGACCCCAACCCTAACCCCAGTCCCAACCTTGACCCTGACCCCTTGCTGCCAGTGGTCTGGGTGTGGGGGCCAGGGGTGCTGCCCCCCAGGGGGGAGGGGGTCCCCCCCCTACCTTCCAGAAGACGGTGTCAAAGTCCGTGCCGTGGAATTTCTCCGGGATGCCCGAGGTGGACAGCTTGGGCCCCAATAACGTCACGAACTCCTCAAAGTCCACCTGTCCATCACCTGTGGGACACAGAGGTGGCTGtcaccccctgcccagccatggGAGCACGTGTGacactcccaccccccacccagaAGAGTCCCCGTGGGGCAGCTTGGAGCGAGACACCCTGCCTGGACCCAGTGATGCTCAGCTGTACCCCGCTCCTGGGCAGCCCGGGGAGGTCCTGCTCGAAGCcttagtgttttttttctggggggaaCCTCCTCCTGGGCTTGGCATTGCCTGTGGGGACCCTgctcctgggcacagcaccTGGGGGGCTCAGGCAGTGCCCAGAGCCCCCATCCCTAATATCCACCTGCAATggcccagagcagcagccagtaTTACAGGAGCCTGGGGTCTTGTACTTCACCAGCCAGGGAACCCCACACTGAGTGGGGACCCCCAATACCAGCTGGGACCCTGTGGGTGGTCAGGGGCCACCAAAACCAGTTGGGGACCTCAACACCATCTGGGAACCTCCAGCAAAGTTAGGGGCCTCCCAACACTGGCCAGGATGCCCAACACTGGCTGGGGTCCCCCAGTGCTGGCTGGAGACCCTGAAAACCAGTCGGGGACCCCAACACTGGCTGGGTACCTCCAACATAATTTGGGGTTCCCAACACCGCTAGGATGGCCAACACTGGCTGAGgtccccagtgccagctgggACCTCCAATGCCATCTGGGGACATCCAACACCACCCAGGACCCCAAACACCAGCTGGAACTGCAACTCCAGCTGGGACCCCAACGCCACTTGGGGACCCCCGTGGTGGCCATGACCCCGGGGGCTTGCTGGGACAGGGGACAGGGTGCCGCCAGGCTGGCCGTGTCCTGCGGCTGCGGAAGATGCTGGTGTCGGGGCTGTCAGGCCAGCACTAACAATGAGTAATGAAGGGAGCAGCAGCTTGGCAGTGCTGCCGGAAAGGCTTttaaatggggggaaaaaaaaggaaaccaataAATTAACGAGCTCTTTAAGGTCCCGATCAGTGCAGGAGCGACAGGGACAGGCTAACAGTGGCCGTCAGTGCTGCAGGCTCATGGGCAGACCGGCCTGCCAGCATGGCCTGGGGTGCAGGATCCAACCCAGTGTGTAGGATCCAACCAGGGTGTAGGATCCATCCCCAGCATCCTGGTCCCAGCAGGTTTGGCAAGCCAGAAGAGGTGCTGTTCCCGCCTGCAAGCGCTCCAGGATCATTAAATCCTCCTAAATGAAGCTGCagtggtgatgatgatgatgatgatggatGTGTGGGAGGCTCTGGGCATGAGGCAGAGCCTGGATCAGGCCCTCCTGGCGTGTTGCATCCCACATCGGGTCTGGCAGCCACCAGCCAGTGGGGTGGAAATGGGGCAAATCGGGTGTTTCATCaaaggggagggcaggagatCTCCGTCACtatccccatccctgtccccgtccccgtcccagGGCACCGGGGTCCTACCGTCCATGTCGAGGCGCTGGATGATGACTTCCAGCTCCACCTCATTGGGCATGTAGCCCAGGGAGCGCATGGCcgtgcccagctcctgcttggAGATGAAGCCATTGCCATCCCGGTCAAACACCTTGAAGGCTTCGCGGATCTCTgcggggggagcagggatgaGTCCGGCCACCCTGGCCCtggcaccccccagcccctgtcCCCAAGGTGGATCACCCATCCCTCCAGCCATAGTGGGGTCCCCCTTacagaggggaaactgaggcatggcaCGAGGGGTGCCACCCCTGCAGGGATCAGAGCCTCCCCCAAGCAAcactgtgtctgtgtgtgtgcaccaGGAGGGGTGTGCAAGGCAgtgcacacacacccacacccccttgctgccttctgcagccaAAACCCCATCATCCTGCCCAAAACACCTTCCCTGGGAACTCCTGAGCTCAGGGTATCCGCCAggcgggggctgcggctggGGAGACCCCCCTCCCCCAACGCTGCAGCATTGAGCTGGGAGCATCCCGTGCCCTGCGCCCCgggtgctggcacagggagggtGCTGGGTACCAGGTGCGCTAGCACCCGTGTCTCCCCTGGGGACTTAACACCCATCCTGGGGCGATGGGGTGGGTGCCGCAGTTGTGCTGCGCTTCAGCCAAAAAATACTTCCTGGGGTTGCTTCGGTGTTCAGCCCTCTCCCATGCAGAGGAAGATGGAACAGAGAGGGGCAGAAACGGGGAAAATTTGG contains these protein-coding regions:
- the CABP7 gene encoding calcium-binding protein 7 translates to MPFHPVTAALMYRGIYTVPNILAEQHPVEIPEDELEEIREAFKVFDRDGNGFISKQELGTAMRSLGYMPNEVELEVIIQRLDMDGDGQVDFEEFVTLLGPKLSTSGIPEKFHGTDFDTVFWKCDMQKLTVDELKRLLYDTFCEHLSMKDIENIIMTEEESHMGTAEECPVDVETCSSQQIRQTCVRKSLICAFAIAFIISVMLIAANQVLRSGMK